From the genome of Ornithobacterium rhinotracheale, one region includes:
- a CDS encoding site-specific DNA-methyltransferase: protein MKNLLIKGNNINGLHYLLEDRKLKGKVDLVYIDPPFATGSNFMITEGRASTISNSRKGNIAYSDKLLGDDFLDFIKKRLILLRDLLSEQGSIYLHIDYKIGHYVKILMDEIFGINNFRNDITRIKCNPKNFNRIGYGNMKDLILFYSKSDKPIWNEPREKYTDKDLEKLFPKKNEQGRRYTTVPIHAPGETEKGKSNQLFKGIMPPKGRHWRTDIETLEEWDKEGLIEWSRTGNPRKIIFADEREGKRVQDIWEYKDPQYPTYPTEKNLDLLDLIVRTSSQKGSIVLDCFCGSGTTLKAAHNNGRYWIGIDESEHAINATMDKIETINIDLFIPKPSYEFIDLKNKSKSSFL from the coding sequence ATGAAAAATTTACTCATCAAAGGAAATAATATAAATGGACTTCATTATCTACTAGAAGATAGGAAATTGAAAGGGAAAGTAGACCTCGTTTACATTGATCCTCCCTTTGCGACAGGTAGTAATTTTATGATTACAGAAGGGAGAGCCTCTACAATTAGTAATTCTAGAAAAGGGAACATTGCTTATTCAGATAAACTATTAGGTGATGACTTTCTTGATTTTATAAAAAAAAGACTAATTCTTTTAAGGGATTTACTCTCTGAACAGGGATCTATTTACTTACATATTGACTATAAGATAGGACACTATGTTAAAATTTTAATGGATGAAATTTTTGGTATAAATAATTTCAGAAATGACATAACTCGTATTAAATGTAACCCTAAAAACTTTAATCGAATAGGTTATGGAAATATGAAAGATCTGATACTATTTTATTCGAAGTCAGATAAGCCTATTTGGAATGAGCCTAGAGAAAAATATACAGATAAAGATTTAGAAAAGCTATTTCCTAAAAAAAACGAACAAGGTAGACGTTATACTACAGTACCAATTCATGCTCCTGGGGAAACAGAAAAAGGGAAATCGAACCAACTATTCAAAGGTATTATGCCTCCTAAAGGAAGACATTGGAGAACAGATATCGAAACTTTAGAAGAATGGGATAAGGAGGGATTGATTGAATGGTCTAGAACAGGAAACCCTAGAAAGATTATTTTTGCAGATGAACGAGAGGGAAAAAGAGTTCAAGATATTTGGGAATATAAAGATCCTCAATATCCTACTTATCCCACCGAGAAGAATTTAGATTTATTAGATTTAATTGTTCGGACTTCTTCTCAAAAAGGAAGTATTGTCTTAGATTGTTTTTGTGGATCTGGAACAACATTAAAAGCAGCTCATAATAATGGAAGATATTGGATTGGCATTGATGAATCTGAACATGCCATTAATGCAACAATGGATAAAATAGAAACAATTAATATTGATTTATTTATCCCTAAGCCAAGTTACGAATTTATTGATTTAAAAAATAAAAGCAAATCTTCTTTTCTATAA